In Erythrobacter litoralis HTCC2594, a single genomic region encodes these proteins:
- a CDS encoding SOS response-associated peptidase: MCNLYEVKSSHTEVADFFDAIAEDFSANTAEEVYPGYPSLVVADGKLTAMIWGFPLQRKGAKGQPLKPKPVNNTRTDKVKSYFWRFSFEERRCLIPVSTFAEAEGLKGKMTRTWFSMPDAPLFATAGIWTDTDEWGAAYSMLMTEANEQVAPVHKRMPVILPRESWDRWLNGTPSEAYDLCVPYAGDLLVDRTDEPWFRRKSS, translated from the coding sequence ATGTGCAATCTCTACGAGGTCAAAAGCTCGCACACCGAGGTCGCCGATTTCTTCGATGCGATCGCGGAGGATTTCAGCGCCAACACGGCTGAAGAGGTCTATCCGGGCTATCCCTCTCTGGTGGTGGCCGATGGAAAGCTGACGGCGATGATTTGGGGCTTCCCGCTTCAGCGCAAGGGCGCGAAGGGGCAGCCGCTCAAGCCCAAGCCGGTCAACAACACCCGCACCGACAAGGTGAAGAGCTATTTCTGGCGTTTCTCCTTCGAGGAGCGCCGCTGCCTGATCCCGGTCTCGACGTTTGCCGAGGCCGAGGGTCTGAAGGGGAAAATGACCCGCACGTGGTTCTCCATGCCCGACGCGCCGCTGTTCGCGACCGCTGGCATCTGGACCGACACGGACGAATGGGGCGCGGCCTATTCGATGCTGATGACCGAAGCGAACGAACAGGTCGCGCCGGTACACAAGCGGATGCCGGTAATCCTGCCGCGCGAGAGCTGGGATCGGTGGCTTAACGGCACGCCGAGCGAGGCCTATGACCTGTGTGTGCCCTATGCGGGCGATCTCTTGGTGGATCGCACCGACGAACCGTGGTTTCGCCGCAAAAGCTCATAG
- the rimP gene encoding ribosome maturation protein RimP: MADLARLTALIEPEAKALGFELVRVKMMPSEAGDGGQALQIMAEDPATGQLLIEQCAELSRKVSDVIDAAEESGEVLIEGAYHLEVSSPGIDRPLTRPKDFADWAGHEAKVSLVEKIDGHRNMRGILLGIDGETVTIADNRAGEVSFALEQIHSAKLVLTDKLIAATQPLDADGAEEVLEDKEEKADD, encoded by the coding sequence ATGGCCGATTTGGCTCGCCTGACTGCACTGATCGAACCTGAAGCGAAAGCGCTCGGGTTCGAGCTCGTGCGCGTCAAGATGATGCCGAGCGAGGCCGGAGACGGCGGGCAGGCGCTGCAGATCATGGCCGAGGACCCGGCAACGGGCCAGCTCCTGATCGAACAATGCGCCGAGCTCAGCCGCAAGGTCTCCGACGTGATCGATGCCGCCGAGGAATCGGGCGAGGTGCTGATCGAAGGGGCCTATCACCTCGAAGTCAGCTCTCCCGGCATCGACCGCCCGCTGACCCGGCCGAAGGACTTTGCCGACTGGGCCGGTCACGAAGCCAAGGTGAGCCTTGTCGAAAAGATAGACGGCCATCGCAATATGCGTGGTATATTGCTTGGCATAGACGGCGAAACCGTGACGATCGCGGATAACCGCGCGGGCGAGGTTTCTTTCGCCCTGGAACAAATCCACAGCGCCAAGCTGGTCCTCACCGACAAGCTGATCGCTGCGACACAACCCCTCGACGCTGACGGTGCTGAGGAAGTATTAGAAGACAAAGAAGAGAAGGCTGACGACTGA
- a CDS encoding antitoxin MazE family protein, translating into MGKHDPLTDRQRVARHRAKLRAQGLRPKQFWLPDLGDPRIRSEIAGQCRKVSQHAETAEAQDLIDAIIGEMLVDIEASEDEAKGA; encoded by the coding sequence ATGGGTAAGCACGATCCCCTCACCGATAGGCAAAGAGTAGCGCGCCACCGTGCAAAGCTGAGGGCGCAAGGGTTGAGGCCGAAGCAATTCTGGCTTCCCGATCTGGGTGACCCGAGGATCAGATCAGAAATCGCTGGTCAATGCCGCAAAGTCTCGCAGCACGCAGAGACCGCCGAAGCTCAGGACCTCATCGATGCAATTATCGGTGAAATGCTGGTGGACATTGAAGCTAGTGAAGATGAAGCGAAAGGCGCTTGA
- the pspF gene encoding phage shock protein operon transcriptional activator: MERGNQFVGQSTAFLDAVERASRAAPMQRPILIIGERGTGKELIAERLHRLSPRWGEPLVIMNCAALPETLIEAELFGHEAGAFTGATRAREGRFEEADKGTLFLDELGTLSMAAQERLLRAVEYGEVTRIGSSRPVNVDVRIVAATNEDLPRLAEEGTFRADLLDRLSFEVITLPPLRVRDGDVGVLTEYFGRRMAAELAWEGWPGFAPHVQKELEDYAWPGNVRELRNVVERAVYRWDSWEEPIGYVQFDPFESPWKPLPGEAAKRDKSTDFRDAVDQTARPTLDLDCDDLRGAVDEHERAIIEHALGKHRWNQRQTAKALGLTYDQLRHCIKKHGLMEEATNS; encoded by the coding sequence ATGGAGCGCGGGAATCAGTTTGTCGGCCAGTCCACGGCTTTTCTCGACGCGGTCGAACGCGCAAGCCGCGCAGCCCCGATGCAGCGCCCGATCCTTATTATCGGGGAGCGCGGCACAGGCAAGGAACTGATTGCCGAACGTCTGCATCGACTCTCACCACGATGGGGCGAGCCGCTGGTCATCATGAACTGCGCGGCGCTCCCCGAAACCCTTATCGAGGCCGAACTGTTCGGCCACGAAGCGGGCGCTTTTACCGGCGCTACCAGAGCGCGCGAGGGAAGGTTCGAGGAAGCCGACAAGGGCACTCTATTCCTCGACGAACTGGGTACTTTGTCGATGGCCGCACAGGAACGGCTGTTGAGGGCCGTCGAATATGGCGAGGTCACGCGGATCGGCTCGTCGCGCCCGGTCAATGTGGATGTGCGGATCGTCGCCGCCACCAACGAGGACCTGCCCCGACTCGCGGAGGAAGGCACCTTCCGCGCCGACTTGCTCGACCGGCTCAGTTTCGAAGTCATTACCTTGCCGCCCCTGCGCGTGCGCGATGGCGATGTCGGCGTGCTGACGGAATATTTCGGTCGGCGCATGGCGGCCGAGCTCGCCTGGGAAGGCTGGCCGGGTTTTGCGCCGCATGTGCAGAAAGAGCTGGAGGATTATGCCTGGCCCGGCAACGTGCGCGAGCTGCGCAATGTTGTCGAGCGAGCGGTCTATCGCTGGGACAGCTGGGAGGAGCCGATCGGCTATGTCCAGTTCGATCCCTTCGAGAGCCCGTGGAAACCCTTGCCCGGCGAAGCTGCCAAGCGCGACAAGTCGACCGACTTTCGCGACGCCGTCGACCAGACGGCGCGCCCGACGCTGGATCTCGATTGCGACGATCTGCGCGGCGCGGTGGACGAGCATGAGCGGGCGATCATCGAACACGCGCTCGGCAAGCACCGCTGGAACCAGCGCCAGACCGCCAAGGCGCTCGGCTTGACCTACGACCAGCTGCGCCATTGCATCAAGAAGCATGGACTGATGGAAGAGGCGACCAATTCCTAG
- a CDS encoding type II toxin-antitoxin system PemK/MazF family toxin, translating into MKRGEIWVGADVGDYARKPRPWLIIQSDYFPTADSIVAIPLTSVAVDAPYLRVPLAPIEETGLRVESWAMLEKLAALRRSRLQSKIGELDRETMLEVQRGLMAVLGFAN; encoded by the coding sequence TTGAAACGCGGCGAGATTTGGGTTGGCGCAGATGTCGGCGACTATGCACGCAAACCGCGGCCCTGGCTGATCATTCAAAGCGACTACTTCCCGACCGCAGATTCTATCGTAGCAATTCCGCTGACGTCGGTGGCTGTCGACGCGCCCTACCTTCGCGTGCCACTGGCACCTATCGAGGAAACGGGGCTCAGGGTCGAAAGCTGGGCGATGCTTGAGAAGCTTGCTGCGCTGCGCCGATCGCGGTTGCAAAGCAAGATCGGCGAGCTCGACCGGGAAACCATGCTTGAGGTTCAGCGGGGCCTCATGGCCGTTCTGGGCTTCGCGAACTAG